Proteins found in one Paenibacillus dendritiformis genomic segment:
- a CDS encoding GNAT family N-acetyltransferase produces the protein METHENLQFQSIFEEDVAGLTEIMTRAFDTDTKQFLGQEKGGPDGYDTGEFIKRWALNSPTQSYKVVLDEKVIGAVIVWINENNENVLECLFLDPVVENRGIGLAIWRYIEQKYPDTKKWITETPGYSKRNHHFYVNKCGFKIVKIKDPMNREDESYILEKEM, from the coding sequence GCATGAGAATTTGCAGTTTCAATCTATTTTCGAAGAGGATGTGGCCGGTCTGACAGAAATCATGACCCGGGCTTTTGACACCGATACGAAGCAATTTCTTGGCCAGGAAAAAGGCGGGCCTGATGGTTATGACACAGGCGAATTTATAAAACGATGGGCGCTGAATTCACCGACTCAATCTTATAAAGTAGTGTTGGACGAGAAGGTGATAGGAGCTGTCATTGTGTGGATCAATGAAAACAACGAAAATGTTTTAGAGTGCCTATTTCTCGATCCCGTTGTGGAGAATCGCGGAATCGGACTCGCCATATGGAGATACATAGAGCAGAAGTACCCCGACACGAAAAAGTGGATAACGGAAACCCCGGGGTATTCAAAAAGAAATCATCACTTTTATGTCAATAAATGCGGATTTAAAATCGTGAAAATAAAAGATCCGATGAATCGGGAGGACGAGTCCTACATTCTGGAAAAAGAAATGTAG